Genomic window (Cydia pomonella isolate Wapato2018A unplaced genomic scaffold, ilCydPomo1 PGA_scaffold_92, whole genome shotgun sequence):
GAGTGCAGTAAAACACGTGATCGCTACGTCAGGTCACCTGAAGGGCACGCACCAAAAGCTCCTTAATCAATCTGTAGCGACCATCAGTGACGCCTTCGAAGTGCTGAGAGCACGCACTGCGACGGAAGAGGTTGCGCGCTTGGAGGCGGCAAACGCACAGCTTACCTGCCAGCTGGCGGAGCTGCGTAGGCAGGTGCAAGAAATACGCAGCCAGCCAGCCGTGGCCACTGACACGGAAATTAAACAGATCGTGACAGAAGCGCTGCGTACGAGCCAGGCTCAATTCGGGGAAATGCTCGACGCTCGACTGGCAGGCATCGAAAGTCGCCTTCTTCCCGAGCCAAGGATGCGACCATCACTGGCCTCTGACCGGTGGGTCGAACAGACACCTACCGGAACGAGTGGCCAAAACTCGAGTTCCACGCCTGTCCCACTAGGTCCAGCGACGTCAAAGGAGACGAAACTGGGAACTGAGTCTCAGGCCGCCCACCGTGAAGGAACACAGAGcgcaaaaactaaaaacaagCGCAAAAAAGTTAGCCTGGCTGCCAAGGAGGCAGCTAGAAAAATACCGCAGGCTTCTACTGCACCTACTGCGCCCACTCCTCCTCTGCAGGATGGTTGGAAGAAGGCGATAGGGAGAAAGGCCAAAAAGACGGCCGGGGGCCAAGCAGCTGACGCTCCCAAAGCTCCACGGAAGACTAAACCAGCCGCGACCAAAAAAAGTGAGCCGCAAGGTCCAGTGCCAGCGCGACCGAAGGGTCAAGCAGCGCGCAAGCGCAAGCTACGGCCACCTCGCTCCACAGCCGTTGTCATATCCTTGCAGCCTAAGGCTGAGGAGAAGGGTATGACCTATAAGAGCCTGATCGCAGAGGCAAAAGAAAAGGTGAACCTTGCTGAGCTGGAGATTCAGTCAGTCCGGTTCAAGGTGGCGGCCACCGGTGCACGGATGCTTGAGGTGCCGGGTGCAGAGAGCGGACCCAAGGCAGACAGATTGGCTGAAAAGCTTAGCCTTCTATTTAGCCCGGAGGAGGTTCGGGTGACGAGGCCCACAAAATGCACCGAACTTCGGATATCTGGGCTAGATGACTCGGTGGCAGCCGAAGACATCGCCGCAGCTATAGCTCAAGCCGGAGGTTGTCCAGACCGGGACGTCAAAGTGGGCGAAATTAAGGCGGACCCCTGGAGCTTAGGCACGGTTTGGGTTCGCTGCCCAGTGGCAGCCGCCAAAAAAGTAGCTGTAGCGGGTAGACTGCTGGTGGGCTGGGTATCAGCGCAGGTCAAAGTACTTGATGCTCGCCCTCAAAGGTGCTACAGGTGCTTGGAAGCAGGCCATGTGAAGGCGAAATGCCCTTCCGCCGTAGATAGGTCTGATCAATGTTTCAGATGTGGTCAGACAGGACATAAGGCGAAGGAGTGCTCAGCGACGCCTCACTGCACCATCTGTGCGGCTGCCAACAAAGACGCTGGTCACGTGGTAGGGAGCAAAAGCTGCTCCGCCCCACCTAAAAGGCGGAAGGCCACGGCTAGTGATGGCTCCCGAGCCCCCTCGCAGCCGACCCACCCATCCACTGCCATCGTGGACGCGGTACAGGAGGAGCCAACATTAACTGAGGACTAAGATGGCCACAAGGATACTTCAGGCGAATCTCAACAGGTCCGCCAAAGCCCAGGACTTGCTGGCCCAAAGCCTGGCGGAATGGCAGATTGGGGTTGGGATCATTGCCGAGCCCTATTCCGTCCCACCCAGGGACAACTGGGCCGGTGACCTGGATAGGCTGGCGGCCATTGTCACCAACTCATCCGCCGGTCCTCTGCCTCTTCATAGAGTGGAAAGGGGCCACGGTTATGTCGCGGCATGGATTGGCGACACAATGGTGGTTGGGGCGTATTTCTCACCGAACCGATCCCTGGCCGAATTCGAACAGTTTCTGGTAGAGGTCGGATCGGTGATCGGCAGAAATCGCCCTGGCAAGCTGCTTGTGGCTGGCGACCTTAACGCCAAGTCCAAATCCTGGGGATCGCCGGCGACAGACGTCTTTGGGGCTGAACTGGAGGAGTGGGCTACTTCGACTGGGCTGATTGTCCTAAACCGAGGGTCATCCAACACGTGCGTGC
Coding sequences:
- the LOC133534387 gene encoding uncharacterized protein LOC133534387; translation: MATRILQANLNRSAKAQDLLAQSLAEWQIGVGIIAEPYSVPPRDNWAGDLDRLAAIVTNSSAGPLPLHRVERGHGYVAAWIGDTMVVGAYFSPNRSLAEFEQFLVEVGSVIGRNRPGKLLVAGDLNAKSKSWGSPATDVFGAELEEWATSTGLIVLNRGSSNTCVRQQGGSIVDVTFANATLARCVRGWEVLEDVETLSDHRYIRFEISTLPANPSGLGRPWRENGPRWAIKRLDRDVFEEAAMTRKRRP